The sequence CGAACTCGACCGGCAGGGGCGGCTGCCGCGCCCGGTGCGGCTGGTCTTCCAGCCCGCCGAGGAGGTCATGCCCGGCGGCGCGCTCGACGCGATCAAGGCCGGCGTGCTCGACGGGGTGGAGCGCATCCTCGCGGTGCACTGCGACCCGAAGGTCGAGGTCGGCCGGATCGGGCTGCGGGTCGGCCCGATCACCTCGGCCGCGGACAAGCTGAAGTTGTCGCTGGACGGCCCCGGCGGCCACAGCGCGCGGCCGCACCTGACCACCGACCTGGTGATGGCCACCGCGAAGCTCGCCACCGAACTGCCGGCCGCGCTCGCCCGCCGGGTCGACCCGCGCTCGGGCCTGAGCATCGTGTGGGGCCGGATCGAGTCCGGGCACGCGGCGAACGTCATCCCGCAGCACGCCGAACTCGAAGGCACCGTCCGCTGCCTGGAGCTGGGCGCCTGGCACGACGCCCCCGACCTGGTGCACGAGGTGATCGACCAGGTCGCCGCGATGTACCGGGCCAAGTGCGAGATCACCTACCAGCGCGGGGTGCCGCCGGTGGTCAACGAGGCGACGTCGGTGGAACTGCTGCGCGACGCCATGGTGGGCCGGTTCGGCGCCCACAGCGTGGAGGACACCGAACAGAGCCTGGGCGGCGAGGACTTCTCCTGGTACCTGGAACACGTGTCCGGCGCGCTGGCCCGGCTCGGCGTGCGGCCGGTCGGCGACACCGCCAAACGTGATCTGCACCAGGGTGACTTCGACATCGACGAGGGCGCCATCGCGGTCGGCGTGGAACTGTTCACCGCCGCTGCGCTGCTGTCCTGACTGGCGGTGAAGCCCCGGCTACCGGGGCTTCACCTGGTCGAAATGCGTCGATCCGATAACGGGTCTTCATGCGGTCTTTACCTGGGATCTACGCGCGTTAAGCTCCGGCTTAGCCAGCGCCGGATGGGGCGCTTTCGAACTGAAGGGGACCCTCTTGCGCCGGGTATCCAAGATCGCTGCCGCGGGCGTGGTGTCCGCGGCCCTCGCGCTGACCGCCACCGCTTGCGGCAGCAGCTCCACCGACAGTGGCAGCAAGGACAAGGGCGTCGGCATGGCCTACGACGTCGGCGGTCGTGGCGACCACTCCTTCAACGACTCCGCGGCCCGTGGCATGGACAAGGCCACCAAGGAGTTCAAGCTCGGCGAGAAGGAGCAGACCGCCAGCCAGGACGAGACCGAGTCCGACCGCGAGGAGCGGCTGGACCAGCTCGCCGGGGCGGGCTACAACCCGGTGATCGCGGTCGGGTACACCTACGGCGACGCGGTGACCGCGATAGCCAAGAAGTACCCCGACACCACCTTCGCCATCGTCGACTCCGTGGTGGCAGCGAAGAACGTCGACAGCATGGTCTTCGCCACCGAGCAGAGCTCGTACCTCGCCGGGGTGGCCGCCGCGCTGAAGACCAAGACCAACAAGGTCGGCT comes from Streptomyces sp. NBC_00448 and encodes:
- a CDS encoding M20 family metallopeptidase encodes the protein MRRSGDSFSSQPTPSNIIFSRSPDEEQVVGHTLSRVEDSPAAPSGAHAEAVLTDALRAELIAFRRDLHRHPELGRQEFRTTEQVRARLERAGLSPRVLPAGTGLVCDIGSADDGRPRLALRADLDALPVPDTKAVPYRSTVEGRAHACGHDAHTTIVLGTGLVLAELDRQGRLPRPVRLVFQPAEEVMPGGALDAIKAGVLDGVERILAVHCDPKVEVGRIGLRVGPITSAADKLKLSLDGPGGHSARPHLTTDLVMATAKLATELPAALARRVDPRSGLSIVWGRIESGHAANVIPQHAELEGTVRCLELGAWHDAPDLVHEVIDQVAAMYRAKCEITYQRGVPPVVNEATSVELLRDAMVGRFGAHSVEDTEQSLGGEDFSWYLEHVSGALARLGVRPVGDTAKRDLHQGDFDIDEGAIAVGVELFTAAALLS